One Rhodothermales bacterium DNA window includes the following coding sequences:
- a CDS encoding MFS transporter encodes MDEFARGWKPLLASMLGMACGIMAITFYTQSLFVEPITREFGWTLGQFYRGFTIMMVAGLITAPITGFLVDRLGPRPVGIAGLIGHAACYGLLSLNTGSLTYWYAGFFLLAVFSAGSLPIAWLRIVASWFDRRLGLAIGVTMAASGLMAVAAPPIVESLIEAYGWRGAYRALGGGALLLSLPVVLAWLHPGDAAQLASDRHDDPGMTVVEALKTYKFWALCIALALSVLAVVGPVSNLVPLMTHYGMPRAEAARLASILGAHVILGRLMVGTLFDRYWAPGVAAIFLVLPLPAIVLVATTPLSSTLAIAAAMTLGLATGAELDIIAYLTRIYFGRRHYGSIYGALFAFFTVASGLAPMIYGQAFDAFATYTGILLLSALLLFAAVALILSLGKTPQQSPA; translated from the coding sequence ATGGACGAGTTCGCCCGCGGATGGAAGCCGCTCCTTGCCTCAATGCTGGGCATGGCCTGCGGCATCATGGCCATCACCTTCTACACGCAAAGCCTCTTCGTAGAACCGATCACCCGCGAGTTCGGGTGGACGCTCGGTCAGTTCTATCGGGGATTCACCATCATGATGGTCGCCGGCCTCATCACCGCGCCCATCACCGGATTCCTCGTCGACCGCCTCGGCCCCCGCCCCGTCGGCATCGCGGGCCTCATCGGCCACGCCGCCTGCTACGGCCTGCTCTCGCTCAATACGGGCTCGCTGACCTACTGGTACGCCGGCTTTTTCCTCCTCGCGGTCTTTTCCGCCGGCTCCCTGCCCATCGCCTGGCTGCGCATCGTGGCGAGCTGGTTCGACCGCCGCCTCGGCCTGGCCATCGGCGTGACGATGGCGGCGTCCGGCCTGATGGCGGTCGCCGCGCCCCCGATCGTGGAGTCGCTCATCGAGGCCTACGGATGGCGAGGCGCCTACCGGGCCCTCGGCGGCGGGGCGCTCCTCCTCTCGCTGCCCGTGGTGCTGGCCTGGCTGCACCCCGGCGACGCCGCCCAGCTGGCATCGGACCGGCACGATGACCCGGGCATGACGGTCGTCGAGGCGCTGAAAACTTATAAATTCTGGGCCCTGTGCATCGCGCTCGCCCTCAGCGTGCTGGCGGTGGTCGGTCCCGTGTCGAACCTCGTGCCCCTGATGACGCACTACGGGATGCCCCGGGCGGAGGCGGCGCGGCTGGCATCGATCCTGGGTGCGCACGTGATCCTCGGCCGGCTGATGGTGGGCACGCTGTTCGACCGCTACTGGGCTCCGGGCGTCGCGGCGATCTTTCTGGTGCTGCCGCTGCCGGCCATCGTGCTCGTGGCCACGACCCCACTGTCATCCACCCTCGCCATCGCGGCGGCGATGACGCTCGGGCTGGCCACCGGCGCGGAACTGGACATCATCGCCTACCTCACGCGCATCTATTTCGGCCGCCGGCATTACGGCAGCATCTACGGCGCGCTGTTCGCCTTTTTTACGGTGGCGTCCGGCCTCGCCCCGATGATTTACGGCCAGGCATTCGACGCCTTCGCGACGTATACGGGCATCCTGCTCCTGTCCGCCCTGCTCCTGTTCGCCGCGGTCGCACTGATCCTTTCCCTCGGGAAAACGCCCCAGCAGTCGCCGGCCTGA
- a CDS encoding MFS transporter — translation MTTSNEGINHQKLFWGSCLSLITTAFAFSVTREIQTDIQVEFLLSNANLGLFGGVFFWGFVLSQVIFSPLCDTIGIRPIVRGAFVGHVSGALLMMFASNFTMLWVGSLLTGVGAGLVEAGCNPLIVALYPKTKTHKLNMFHMWFPYGNVIAALLALGLSAMDVAWETRLMLILIPAVIYGVMMFTAKYPQTEGVAAGVSTGDMLKACFTSPLMLMMLVMMLITASMELPPSSWVPPYLESSGTIPGILVFAFVFGIMGTLRLLAGPVERVLRPTGILFGGAVLATIGLYAFSQAESTFMLFFTAAIWAAGIAYFWPTMLGYVSENNPKSGALGLGMMGAMGMMAAAFVTPYVGTVSDELGHDRIPATETVSILNEVSRTLPTLSATGDDAAAINEAVTMANQALSEMQNGALPAVTTTQALRAIDKVKSLPAVASSSASSAANSVSEIIHAADTYGQRSALKGLSLFGIILIVVFGALLLRDRARGGYKAEDLLSEHAEEATSY, via the coding sequence ATGACAACAAGTAACGAGGGCATCAACCACCAAAAGCTGTTCTGGGGGAGCTGCCTATCTCTGATCACGACGGCATTCGCCTTCTCGGTGACGCGCGAGATTCAGACAGACATCCAGGTCGAATTCCTCCTGAGCAACGCCAATCTGGGCCTTTTCGGCGGCGTCTTCTTCTGGGGATTCGTGCTCTCACAGGTGATATTCTCCCCGCTGTGCGACACGATCGGCATCCGCCCGATCGTGCGCGGTGCGTTCGTCGGCCACGTGAGCGGCGCCCTGCTCATGATGTTCGCCTCGAACTTCACGATGCTCTGGGTTGGTTCGCTCCTGACCGGCGTCGGCGCCGGCCTCGTGGAAGCCGGCTGTAACCCGCTTATCGTTGCGCTCTATCCCAAAACGAAGACGCACAAGCTGAACATGTTTCACATGTGGTTTCCCTATGGAAACGTGATCGCGGCGCTGCTCGCCCTTGGGCTCTCCGCGATGGACGTCGCCTGGGAAACGCGCCTCATGCTCATCCTCATCCCGGCCGTGATTTATGGCGTGATGATGTTTACGGCCAAGTACCCGCAGACGGAAGGCGTCGCGGCCGGCGTGAGCACGGGCGATATGCTCAAGGCCTGCTTCACCTCGCCGCTCATGCTCATGATGCTCGTGATGATGCTCATCACGGCGTCGATGGAGCTGCCGCCCTCGAGCTGGGTGCCGCCCTACCTCGAATCCAGCGGGACGATCCCGGGCATCCTGGTCTTCGCCTTCGTTTTTGGCATCATGGGCACGCTGCGCCTGCTCGCCGGCCCCGTCGAACGCGTGCTGCGCCCGACCGGCATCCTCTTCGGCGGCGCCGTCCTCGCCACGATCGGTCTCTATGCCTTCAGCCAGGCGGAAAGCACCTTCATGCTGTTCTTCACGGCCGCCATCTGGGCCGCCGGCATCGCCTACTTCTGGCCGACCATGCTGGGCTACGTCTCGGAAAACAATCCGAAGAGCGGTGCGCTCGGGCTCGGCATGATGGGCGCCATGGGCATGATGGCCGCCGCGTTCGTTACCCCGTACGTCGGCACCGTGTCCGACGAACTCGGCCATGACCGCATCCCGGCGACGGAAACGGTCAGCATCCTTAACGAAGTCAGCCGCACGCTGCCGACCCTGTCGGCCACGGGCGACGACGCTGCCGCCATCAACGAGGCGGTCACGATGGCCAACCAGGCGCTGTCCGAGATGCAGAACGGCGCGTTGCCGGCGGTGACGACCACGCAGGCGCTCCGCGCCATCGACAAGGTCAAAAGCCTCCCGGCCGTGGCCAGCAGTAGCGCCTCGTCGGCCGCCAATTCGGTGTCGGAAATCATCCATGCGGCGGATACCTACGGTCAACGGAGCGCGCTGAAGGGGCTATCGCTCTTCGGCATCATCCTGATCGTCGTCTTCGGCGCCCTCCTGCTGCGCGACCGCGCGCGCGGTGGCTACAAGGCCGAGGACTTGCTTTCCGAGCACGCCGAAGAGGCGACCTCGTACTGA
- a CDS encoding gluconate 2-dehydrogenase subunit 3 family protein: MDRREALKRVGAVMGGTLSLPLISGVLAGCGGGGGTAAFVPKTLTADQNELVATLSELIIPTTDTPGARAAGVNEFIDLMLTDWYAADDRDRFVAGLSTVNDRARSAHNKAFVDCDEAQQTAILSQMEQEAMASQGGGKPFFTLLKEMTLTGYYTSEIGASQELKYVHVAGYYNGDVPYSEVGRAYS; the protein is encoded by the coding sequence ATGGATCGACGCGAAGCCCTCAAACGTGTTGGCGCCGTGATGGGAGGGACGCTCTCGTTGCCGCTCATCTCCGGCGTCCTCGCCGGCTGTGGAGGAGGAGGCGGTACCGCCGCGTTCGTCCCCAAAACACTCACGGCCGACCAGAATGAACTGGTCGCCACGCTCTCCGAGCTCATCATCCCCACGACGGACACGCCCGGCGCCCGCGCCGCCGGCGTCAACGAGTTCATCGACCTGATGCTCACCGACTGGTATGCCGCCGATGACCGTGATCGCTTCGTGGCCGGGCTCTCCACGGTAAACGACCGTGCGCGCTCCGCCCACAACAAGGCGTTCGTCGATTGCGACGAGGCCCAGCAAACGGCCATCCTTTCCCAGATGGAACAGGAAGCTATGGCCAGCCAGGGCGGCGGCAAGCCGTTCTTCACCCTGCTGAAAGAAATGACGCTGACGGGCTACTACACGTCTGAAATCGGCGCCTCGCAGGAGCTGAAATACGTGCACGTGGCCGGCTACTACAACGGCGACGTCCCCTATTCCGAGGTGGGCCGCGCCTACTCGTGA
- a CDS encoding SUMF1/EgtB/PvdO family nonheme iron enzyme, with protein MMRMFGLTSLTACVLLGLTAGWSERADRRDAAAEETSPGLLQDSIPGTLVTFDMIPVPAGTVTIQTDSGDVQVDVAPFFIGKTEVTWNEYDIFAYRLDLPPERRTQHEDGVSRPSRPYAPPDYGYGHDGYAAICITYRAAQGYAEWLSEKTGKKYRVPTEAEWQLAAQAGMEIGTRLDAEALADVAWFAGNSEDKTQPVASKTPNGLGLYDTLGNVAEWVTGIDGKPYAAGGSFQDEVGAVQLYARAKQARSWNQTDPQIPKSKWWLSDGFFVGFRLVREP; from the coding sequence ATGATGAGGATGTTCGGCCTGACGTCGCTGACGGCGTGTGTGCTGCTCGGGTTGACGGCGGGGTGGAGCGAGCGGGCCGATCGGCGGGATGCCGCGGCGGAGGAGACCTCCCCGGGGCTGCTCCAAGACTCGATTCCCGGTACCCTGGTGACGTTTGATATGATCCCCGTCCCCGCCGGCACGGTGACCATCCAGACCGACAGCGGCGACGTGCAGGTGGATGTCGCCCCGTTCTTCATCGGGAAGACAGAAGTGACGTGGAACGAATACGATATTTTCGCCTACCGGCTCGACCTCCCGCCGGAGCGCCGCACCCAGCATGAGGATGGCGTGTCGCGTCCGAGCCGGCCCTACGCGCCGCCGGATTACGGGTACGGGCACGACGGCTATGCCGCCATCTGCATCACGTACCGCGCGGCCCAGGGCTATGCGGAGTGGCTCTCGGAGAAGACGGGCAAGAAATACCGCGTGCCCACCGAAGCCGAGTGGCAACTGGCCGCGCAGGCCGGCATGGAGATCGGCACGCGGCTCGACGCGGAAGCGCTTGCCGACGTTGCCTGGTTTGCCGGCAACTCGGAGGACAAGACGCAGCCCGTGGCCTCGAAGACGCCCAACGGGCTCGGGCTCTACGATACGCTCGGCAATGTCGCCGAATGGGTCACGGGGATCGACGGCAAGCCGTACGCGGCCGGCGGATCCTTCCAGGACGAGGTCGGCGCCGTCCAGCTCTACGCCCGCGCCAAACAGGCCCGCTCGTGGAACCAGACCGACCCCCAGATTCCGAAAAGTAAGTGGTGGCTTTCCGACGGGTTCTTCGTCGGATTTCGGCTCGTACGCGAGCCGTAA
- a CDS encoding sugar phosphate isomerase/epimerase: MNRRSFIQQSSIAALAGFALHCAGETTPQAAETMPVGKQRPHLTTVGLQLYTLRSIMGEDFVGPIRQAAQIGYKEFEFAGYGDLSAEQIRALLDELGVRSPSTHVSAQLIREDLAGLISRSKVIGHEYLICPHPGELPFKTMDDFKAMAAKFNEWGKVCKDAGLQFGYHNHSFEFEAIDGATTLPMDVLLENTDPDLVAIELDLCWAINAGADPIAYFEKYPGRFHLCHVKDLDAAGELADVGQGRIDFAPIFAKAQTAGLKHYVVEHDRPSDPIASIRNSYNYLTGA, translated from the coding sequence ATGAACAGACGATCCTTTATCCAGCAGTCCAGCATCGCCGCGCTTGCCGGCTTCGCCCTCCATTGCGCCGGCGAAACGACGCCCCAGGCCGCCGAAACGATGCCGGTCGGCAAGCAGCGCCCGCATCTGACGACCGTCGGTTTGCAGCTGTACACGCTCCGCTCGATCATGGGCGAGGACTTCGTCGGCCCCATCCGTCAGGCGGCGCAGATCGGTTACAAGGAGTTTGAATTCGCCGGCTACGGCGACCTCTCCGCCGAACAGATCCGCGCGCTGCTCGACGAGCTCGGCGTGCGCTCCCCGTCGACGCACGTCAGCGCCCAGCTCATCCGGGAGGATCTGGCCGGCCTGATCAGTCGCTCGAAGGTCATCGGACACGAGTACCTCATCTGCCCGCACCCGGGCGAGCTGCCGTTCAAGACGATGGACGACTTCAAGGCGATGGCGGCGAAGTTCAACGAGTGGGGCAAGGTGTGCAAGGACGCCGGCCTCCAGTTCGGCTACCACAACCACTCGTTCGAGTTCGAGGCGATCGACGGCGCGACGACGCTTCCGATGGATGTGCTGCTCGAGAATACGGACCCCGACCTCGTCGCGATCGAACTGGATCTGTGCTGGGCGATCAATGCCGGCGCCGATCCCATCGCCTACTTCGAGAAATACCCGGGCCGCTTCCACCTCTGCCACGTCAAGGACCTCGACGCCGCCGGCGAACTGGCCGATGTGGGGCAGGGGAGGATCGATTTTGCGCCGATCTTCGCGAAGGCGCAGACGGCGGGGCTCAAACATTATGTGGTCGAACACGACCGGCCGTCCGACCCGATCGCCAGCATCCGAAACAGCTACAACTACCTGACCGGCGCCTGA
- a CDS encoding GMC family oxidoreductase, producing the protein MYINQGMEAYDAIVVGSGVSGGWAAKELCEKGLKVLVLERGRNMVHGADYITEHKAPWEFPNRGRVYDRKTREANPLMDREPGLFNETTGHFFVADQEQPYVQDAPFTWLRGYMLGGRSVTWGRQCYRWSDLDFEANARDGHGVDWPIRYKDIAPWYAHVERYIGVSGEKLGLPQLPDGEFLPPMELNAVEKHTRDRIQSAFPGRHMTVGRVAILTQAHNGRAACHYCGPCARGCSTGSYFSSLSVTLPAAAATGNLTIRPNSVVHSVVYDEQTNRASGVRVIDAESLEETEYRAKIVFLCASTLGTTQILLNSTSRSFPNGLANSSGALGKYLMDHHFRVGATAVMEGFDDRYYVGNRPNGIYVPRFRNISRETRHPDFVRGYGFQGGASRASWGRGNGIPGFGAELKKTLRDPGPWGWWLGGWGEALPREDNTVTLDPDQTDRWGMPLLRIDCTWGPNELAMRKDIRSSAAEMLAAAGGKNINTFDEFETNGANGAAAPGLCIHEMGTARMGRDPKTSVLNGNNQAHDVPNLFVTDGSCMTSAANQNPSITYMALTARAANFAVEEMKKMNL; encoded by the coding sequence ATGTATATCAACCAGGGAATGGAAGCGTACGACGCCATCGTCGTCGGATCGGGCGTCTCGGGAGGCTGGGCGGCCAAGGAACTGTGCGAGAAAGGGCTCAAGGTCCTCGTCCTCGAACGGGGCCGCAACATGGTTCATGGGGCGGACTACATCACGGAGCACAAGGCGCCGTGGGAATTCCCCAACCGGGGGCGCGTCTACGACCGTAAAACGCGCGAGGCCAATCCGCTTATGGATCGCGAGCCGGGGCTGTTCAACGAGACCACCGGCCACTTTTTCGTGGCGGACCAGGAGCAGCCCTATGTGCAGGATGCCCCGTTCACCTGGCTGCGCGGCTACATGCTCGGCGGCAGGTCGGTCACGTGGGGCCGGCAGTGTTATCGCTGGAGCGACCTCGATTTCGAGGCTAACGCGCGCGACGGTCACGGGGTCGACTGGCCCATCCGGTACAAGGACATCGCGCCCTGGTATGCGCACGTCGAGCGCTACATCGGGGTCAGCGGCGAGAAGCTGGGGCTTCCGCAGTTGCCCGACGGCGAGTTTCTGCCTCCGATGGAGCTCAACGCCGTAGAGAAACACACGCGCGACCGGATCCAGAGCGCCTTTCCCGGCCGGCACATGACGGTCGGGCGCGTCGCCATCCTCACCCAGGCCCACAACGGCCGCGCGGCGTGCCACTACTGCGGCCCCTGCGCGCGCGGGTGCAGCACCGGGTCCTATTTCAGCAGCCTCAGCGTCACCCTGCCGGCGGCCGCCGCGACGGGCAACCTGACCATCCGCCCGAACAGCGTCGTGCACAGCGTCGTCTACGACGAGCAGACCAACCGGGCCAGCGGTGTGCGCGTCATCGACGCCGAATCGCTCGAAGAGACCGAATACCGGGCCAAGATCGTTTTCCTGTGCGCCTCCACGCTCGGGACGACGCAGATCCTGCTCAACTCGACCTCCCGGAGCTTCCCCAACGGCCTCGCCAACTCCAGCGGTGCGCTCGGGAAATACCTGATGGATCACCACTTCCGCGTCGGCGCGACGGCGGTGATGGAGGGCTTCGACGACCGCTATTATGTCGGCAACCGACCCAACGGCATCTACGTGCCGCGCTTCCGCAACATCAGCCGCGAGACGCGCCACCCGGATTTTGTCCGTGGATACGGATTCCAGGGCGGGGCGAGCCGGGCGAGCTGGGGCCGCGGCAACGGCATCCCGGGATTCGGCGCCGAGCTGAAGAAGACCCTGCGCGATCCGGGGCCCTGGGGATGGTGGCTCGGCGGCTGGGGCGAAGCCCTGCCGCGCGAGGACAATACCGTGACCCTGGATCCGGATCAGACGGACCGATGGGGGATGCCGCTCCTGCGCATCGACTGTACCTGGGGCCCGAACGAACTCGCCATGCGGAAGGATATCCGGTCGAGCGCCGCTGAGATGCTGGCCGCCGCCGGCGGGAAGAACATCAATACCTTCGACGAATTCGAGACCAACGGCGCCAACGGTGCAGCCGCTCCGGGGCTATGCATCCATGAAATGGGCACCGCCCGGATGGGGCGCGACCCGAAGACCTCGGTGCTCAACGGCAACAACCAGGCGCACGACGTCCCCAACCTGTTCGTCACCGACGGCTCCTGCATGACGTCCGCCGCCAACCAGAATCCCTCCATCACCTACATGGCGCTCACCGCGCGCGCGGCGAACTTCGCGGTGGAGGAGATGAAGAAGATGAACCTGTAG
- a CDS encoding GMC family oxidoreductase — translation MKKSIYIAQETNTYDAIVVGSGISGGWAAKELTEKGLKTLVLERGRPVEHQTDYITEHKAPWELPMRGRVPTEVAERDYAIQRRTGQFDSTAQHWFINDRENPYVEDKPFTWIRGNHVGGRSIMWGRHCYRWSDLDFEANLRDGIAVDWPIRYRDVAPWYDYVERHVGISGEALGLAHLPDSVFQPGMELNVVEKHLRERIRAAFPERYLTIGRVAILTQALGGRAACHYCGPCIRGCSTGSYFSSQASTLPAAAATGNLTLRPYSVVHSVIFDPQTGKAAGVRVIDTETMETMEFRARLVFLCASALGSTQIMLNSQDARFPNGIANSSGVLGQNLMDHHFQVGASAIAEGFEDRYSYGNRPTGFYIPRFRNIDAATRRRDYIRGFGYQGAAGRVSWGRGAQIPGFGAELKEALREPGPWRVSMTAFGECLPRAENRVTLDPTVTDKYGIPALRISCGWGDNEKAMRGDMGASAAEMLEAAGFTNVAIYDNYVEGTTNAAPGLGIHEMGTARMGRDPKTSVLNGYNQAHDVPNLFVTDGACMTSSGCQNPSITYMALTARAVDHAVNEMKNGNL, via the coding sequence ATGAAGAAATCGATCTATATCGCCCAGGAAACCAATACGTACGATGCCATCGTCGTCGGGTCGGGGATATCCGGGGGGTGGGCAGCCAAGGAGCTCACCGAAAAAGGACTGAAAACCCTCGTGCTCGAACGGGGACGGCCGGTCGAACATCAGACGGACTACATCACCGAACACAAGGCGCCCTGGGAGTTGCCGATGCGCGGGCGGGTGCCCACGGAGGTGGCCGAGCGCGACTATGCGATCCAGCGGCGCACCGGGCAGTTCGACAGTACGGCGCAGCACTGGTTTATCAACGACCGCGAAAACCCGTACGTCGAGGATAAACCCTTCACCTGGATTCGCGGCAACCATGTCGGCGGCCGCTCGATCATGTGGGGCCGGCACTGCTACCGCTGGAGCGACCTGGACTTCGAGGCCAACCTCCGCGACGGGATTGCGGTCGACTGGCCGATCCGCTACCGGGATGTGGCGCCGTGGTACGATTATGTCGAGCGCCACGTCGGCATCAGCGGCGAAGCGCTCGGACTGGCGCATCTGCCCGACAGTGTCTTTCAGCCCGGCATGGAGCTCAACGTGGTGGAAAAACACCTGCGCGAGCGCATCCGGGCGGCCTTTCCCGAACGTTACCTCACCATCGGGCGCGTCGCCATCCTGACCCAGGCGCTCGGCGGCCGCGCGGCCTGCCACTACTGCGGTCCGTGCATCCGCGGATGCTCCACCGGGTCGTATTTCAGCAGCCAGGCGTCGACCCTGCCGGCCGCCGCCGCCACGGGCAACCTCACGCTGCGTCCATACAGCGTCGTCCATAGCGTCATCTTCGATCCGCAAACCGGCAAGGCCGCCGGCGTGCGCGTGATCGACACCGAAACGATGGAGACGATGGAGTTCCGGGCGCGGCTGGTCTTCCTCTGCGCCTCGGCGCTGGGGAGCACGCAGATCATGCTCAACTCGCAGGATGCCCGCTTCCCGAACGGCATCGCCAATTCCAGTGGCGTCCTGGGGCAGAATCTGATGGACCACCACTTCCAGGTCGGCGCCAGCGCCATCGCGGAAGGTTTCGAGGATCGCTACTCCTACGGCAACCGGCCGACGGGTTTTTATATCCCGCGGTTCCGGAATATCGACGCCGCCACCCGCCGGCGCGACTATATCCGCGGCTTCGGCTATCAGGGCGCGGCCGGCCGGGTGAGCTGGGGCCGCGGCGCCCAGATTCCCGGTTTCGGGGCCGAACTCAAGGAGGCCCTCCGCGAGCCCGGACCGTGGCGGGTCAGCATGACCGCCTTCGGCGAATGCCTGCCGCGCGCGGAAAACCGCGTCACCCTCGATCCGACCGTGACGGACAAATACGGCATCCCGGCGCTGCGCATCAGCTGCGGCTGGGGCGACAACGAGAAGGCCATGCGCGGCGACATGGGTGCCAGCGCTGCGGAGATGCTCGAAGCCGCCGGCTTTACGAACGTGGCCATCTACGACAACTACGTCGAAGGCACGACCAACGCCGCGCCAGGGCTGGGTATCCACGAGATGGGCACGGCCCGCATGGGGCGCGATCCCAAGACCTCCGTGCTCAACGGCTACAATCAGGCCCACGACGTCCCCAACCTGTTCGTCACCGACGGGGCCTGCATGACGTCGTCCGGCTGTCAGAACCCGTCCATCACCTATATGGCCCTCACCGCGCGCGCCGTGGATCATGCGGTGAATGAGATGAAAAACGGAAACCTCTAA
- a CDS encoding Gfo/Idh/MocA family oxidoreductase, whose protein sequence is MSTHNDPRFPLSRRQFVQATAAATAGLMASGNFAFAQGADVIRIGLVGCGGRGTGAAVQALSTTQNVRLVAMGDAFRDRLDDSLKNIDEAIDDKTRIAVPEDARFTGFDAYKDVISRCDVVILTTPPGFRPIHFAAAVDAGKHVFMEKPVATDAPGIRSVLATAEIAKQKKLNVVVGLQRHYQHVYREWVKRIHDGAIGDITSSRVYWNSDGVWVRPRKPGQTEMEYQMRNWYYFNWLCGDHINEQHIHNIDVGNWVKQAYPVRAQGMGGRQVRTGKEYGEIFDHHFVEYEYADGSRMYSQCRHIQGTMSRVTEAFQGTDGSAPRPGLLLTQSGHTIWEYDDKNDPNPYQVEHDELFEAIANGDCKYMDAERGAYSTMTALLGRMATYSGQVIEWNDALNSNLSLMPKKFAWDAPPPVLPDADGYYPVAVPGKTQVL, encoded by the coding sequence ATGAGTACGCATAACGACCCGCGTTTCCCGCTGTCACGCCGGCAATTCGTGCAGGCCACGGCGGCCGCCACGGCCGGCCTGATGGCTTCCGGCAATTTTGCGTTCGCCCAGGGCGCGGACGTCATCCGGATCGGTCTCGTCGGCTGCGGCGGACGCGGCACCGGCGCCGCCGTCCAGGCGCTGAGCACGACGCAGAACGTGCGCCTCGTGGCCATGGGCGATGCCTTCCGCGACCGGCTGGACGACAGCCTGAAGAATATCGACGAGGCCATCGACGACAAAACCCGCATCGCAGTGCCCGAAGACGCGCGCTTCACCGGGTTCGATGCCTACAAGGACGTCATCAGCCGGTGCGACGTCGTCATTCTCACGACGCCTCCGGGCTTTCGGCCGATCCATTTCGCCGCGGCCGTCGACGCCGGCAAGCACGTGTTCATGGAAAAACCCGTCGCGACCGACGCGCCCGGCATCCGGAGCGTGCTCGCCACCGCCGAGATCGCCAAGCAGAAAAAACTCAACGTGGTGGTGGGGCTCCAGCGGCACTACCAGCACGTCTACCGCGAATGGGTGAAGCGCATCCACGACGGCGCGATCGGCGACATCACCTCGTCGCGCGTGTACTGGAACAGCGACGGCGTCTGGGTGCGTCCGCGCAAGCCCGGACAGACCGAGATGGAGTACCAGATGCGCAACTGGTACTACTTCAACTGGCTCTGCGGCGACCACATCAATGAGCAGCACATTCACAACATCGATGTCGGCAACTGGGTCAAGCAGGCCTACCCGGTCCGCGCCCAGGGCATGGGCGGCCGGCAGGTTCGTACCGGCAAGGAGTACGGGGAGATCTTCGATCACCATTTTGTAGAGTACGAATATGCCGACGGCAGCCGGATGTACAGCCAGTGCCGGCACATCCAGGGCACGATGAGCCGTGTCACCGAAGCCTTCCAGGGCACCGACGGCTCCGCGCCGCGCCCGGGCCTGCTGCTCACGCAGAGCGGCCACACGATCTGGGAGTATGACGACAAAAACGATCCGAACCCCTACCAGGTCGAGCACGACGAGCTGTTCGAGGCCATCGCGAACGGCGACTGCAAGTACATGGACGCCGAGCGCGGCGCCTACAGCACGATGACGGCGCTGCTCGGGCGCATGGCCACCTATTCGGGCCAGGTGATCGAGTGGAACGACGCGCTCAACTCCAACCTGAGCCTCATGCCGAAGAAGTTCGCATGGGACGCCCCGCCGCCCGTGTTGCCCGATGCGGATGGCTACTACCCGGTCGCTGTGCCCGGCAAGACGCAGGTTCTCTGA
- a CDS encoding FAD:protein FMN transferase, translating to MPPSSETVIPRRHGAAVSAILAVSIALSWISCQAQPTPPAEPYEYTQLHLGVQVRIALYAGKEDAARTAARAAFARIAALEDVFSDYRPLSEVRRLTAAAAGTPVPVSPALFDVLAASVALSRRTDGAFDVTAAPLIQLWRGVRRAGALPDTPALAEARSRVGWDAIHLDAQERTVTLGKEGMGIDLGGIAKGYILDEAIASLTAHGIRSALVEAGGDLVVSGPPPGRAGWRITIPGAPDSVAAWAAALTHAAIATSGDTEQYLEVDGIRYSHVVDPRTGMALTSRLMATVVAPSGRQADSYATALTVLGKEKGLALLGGEPDLKLYVRSAADQAPVR from the coding sequence ATGCCGCCGTCGTCTGAAACGGTCATTCCGAGGCGCCACGGCGCCGCCGTTTCCGCAATCCTGGCGGTATCTATCGCCTTAAGTTGGATCTCCTGTCAGGCTCAGCCGACGCCGCCGGCCGAGCCTTATGAGTATACTCAACTCCATCTAGGTGTACAAGTCCGGATTGCGCTCTATGCCGGAAAAGAAGACGCGGCCCGGACGGCCGCGCGCGCCGCGTTCGCGCGCATCGCGGCGCTGGAGGACGTGTTCAGCGACTACCGGCCGCTCAGCGAGGTCCGCCGGCTGACGGCCGCCGCCGCCGGCACTCCCGTGCCCGTGAGCCCCGCCCTGTTCGATGTGCTCGCCGCCTCGGTCGCGCTCTCGCGCCGGACCGACGGGGCCTTCGACGTCACCGCCGCGCCGCTCATCCAGCTGTGGCGCGGCGTGCGCCGCGCCGGCGCCCTGCCCGACACGCCGGCGCTGGCCGAGGCCCGGTCGCGCGTCGGCTGGGACGCGATCCACCTCGACGCGCAGGAGCGCACGGTCACGCTGGGAAAAGAGGGTATGGGGATCGATCTGGGCGGCATCGCGAAGGGCTATATTCTCGACGAGGCGATCGCGTCCCTGACGGCGCACGGCATCCGGAGCGCCCTCGTGGAGGCCGGCGGCGACCTCGTCGTCTCGGGCCCGCCGCCCGGCCGGGCCGGCTGGCGCATCACGATCCCCGGCGCACCCGATTCGGTCGCCGCCTGGGCCGCCGCGCTCACCCATGCCGCCATCGCCACCTCCGGCGACACCGAGCAGTACCTGGAGGTGGATGGCATCCGCTATTCGCATGTCGTCGATCCCCGCACCGGCATGGCGCTGACCAGCCGGCTGATGGCGACCGTGGTGGCGCCCAGCGGACGCCAGGCGGACAGCTACGCCACCGCACTCACCGTGCTGGGAAAAGAAAAAGGTCTGGCCCTCCTCGGGGGAGAGCCAGACCTCAAGCTGTACGTCCGTTCGGCGGCGGATCAGGCGCCGGTCAGGTAG